One Anolis carolinensis isolate JA03-04 chromosome 5, rAnoCar3.1.pri, whole genome shotgun sequence DNA segment encodes these proteins:
- the LOC134299704 gene encoding C-type lectin LmsL-like: MVSFLQRGNKLSSEKLSRDRREDKQVQMGLDSSSYLSLWGLWVVCLFQPAMSSCPRGWMAYESGCFGYFNVDLNWGDAEVACQKFGASGHLASFHDRKELEAMAKYIRQVNNVGKPLWIGLYDTKRSSSIQNREFKWTDGSPVPYMPWDAGEPNAWVGKEFCGELTKDGFNLLNDKECAIRQPYICRFEPGVSG, encoded by the exons ATGGTTTCTTTCCTGCAAAGAGGAAACAAGTTGTCATCAGAGAAGCTAAGCAGAGACAGAAGGGAAGACAAGCAA gTGCAGATGGGTCTGGACTCGTCCTCCTACCTCTCCCTTTGGGGCTTATGGGTTGTCTGCCTTTTCCAACCAG CTATGTCCAGCTGTcccagaggttggatggcttACGAGTCCGGCTGTTTCGGCTACTTCAATGTCGATCTGAATTGGGGGGATGCAGAG GTGGCATGCCAGAAGTTCGGAGCAAGTGGGCATCTTGCCTCATTTCACGACCGTAAAGAGCTAGAGGCCATGGCAAAATACATTAGACAAGTTAATAACGTTGGCAAACCTCTCTGGATCGGACTGTATGACACCAAGAGAAGTTCTTCAATACAG AACCGAGAGTTCAAATGGACCGATGGATCCCCAGTCCCGTATATGCCCTGGGATGCAGGAGAACCCAACGCCTGGGTTGGCAAGGAGTTCTGTGGGGAACTGACTAAAGATG GATTCAATTTACTGAATGACAAGGAGTGTGCAATAAGACAACcctacatttgcagatttgaacctggggtgTCAGGATAA
- the LOC100567163 gene encoding C-type lectin BfL-2 isoform X1 encodes MACPGGKSISVLGKLLFPRGEKEVATRKAEQRRKGRRVLMGLGSSSYLSLLGLWLVFLFQPASAANAACPSGWLAVNNTCFGFFTTPMSWGDAEAECQKLGSNVHLASIDEEGQMKSIGTYISKNYQIANNVWIGLQDDRASYTLQKRQFIWSDHRPVLYMSWGPAEPNNEGEQELCVDLMTIVGFQGWADSRCEKEQPYLCRTDPGLPG; translated from the exons ATGGCATGCCCTGGCGGTAAGTCTATAAGTGTCCTTGGAAAACTTCTGTTCCCCagaggagagaaagaagttgCCACTAGAAAAGCTGAACAGAGACGGAAAGGAAGACGA GTGCTGATGGGGCTGGGCTCGTCCTCCTATCTCTCCCTTTTGGGTTTGTGGCTTGTCTTCCTTTTTCAACCAG CCTCGGCCGCAAATGCCGCCTGTCCCAGTGGTTGGCTGGCTGTCAATAATACCTGTTTTGGCTTCTTCACCACCCCAATGAGTTGGGGAGACGCAGAG GCGGAATGCCAGAAGCTTGGATCGAATGTGCATCTTGCCTCGATTGATGAAGAGGGACAGATGAAAAGCATCGGAACATATATTAGCAAGAATTATCAGATCGCTAACAATGTCTGGATAGGATTGCAAGATGACCGGGCAAGTTACACATTACAG AAACGACAGTTCATATGGAGCGATCATCGCCCAGTCCTGTACATGTCCTGGGGACCCGCAGAACCCAACAATGAGGGGGAACAAGAGCTCTGTGTGGACCTGATGACAATTGTCG GGTTTCAGGGATGGGCGGATAGCAGGTGTGAGAAAGAGCAGCCCTACCTGTGCAGAACTGACCCTGGGTTGCCAGGATAA
- the LOC100567163 gene encoding C-type lectin BfL-2 isoform X2 encodes MGLGSSSYLSLLGLWLVFLFQPASAANAACPSGWLAVNNTCFGFFTTPMSWGDAEAECQKLGSNVHLASIDEEGQMKSIGTYISKNYQIANNVWIGLQDDRASYTLQKRQFIWSDHRPVLYMSWGPAEPNNEGEQELCVDLMTIVGFQGWADSRCEKEQPYLCRTDPGLPG; translated from the exons ATGGGGCTGGGCTCGTCCTCCTATCTCTCCCTTTTGGGTTTGTGGCTTGTCTTCCTTTTTCAACCAG CCTCGGCCGCAAATGCCGCCTGTCCCAGTGGTTGGCTGGCTGTCAATAATACCTGTTTTGGCTTCTTCACCACCCCAATGAGTTGGGGAGACGCAGAG GCGGAATGCCAGAAGCTTGGATCGAATGTGCATCTTGCCTCGATTGATGAAGAGGGACAGATGAAAAGCATCGGAACATATATTAGCAAGAATTATCAGATCGCTAACAATGTCTGGATAGGATTGCAAGATGACCGGGCAAGTTACACATTACAG AAACGACAGTTCATATGGAGCGATCATCGCCCAGTCCTGTACATGTCCTGGGGACCCGCAGAACCCAACAATGAGGGGGAACAAGAGCTCTGTGTGGACCTGATGACAATTGTCG GGTTTCAGGGATGGGCGGATAGCAGGTGTGAGAAAGAGCAGCCCTACCTGTGCAGAACTGACCCTGGGTTGCCAGGATAA